From the genome of Sulfurovum sp. NBC37-1, one region includes:
- a CDS encoding gamma carbonic anhydrase family protein codes for MILKFKEWTPQLKKNAWIAEGASVIGRVTMGEDSAVWFGCVVRGDVHFITIGDRSNIQDLSMIHVTHHKKADMSDGNPTHIGNDVTVGHRVMLHGCTIEDACLIGMSATILDGAVIGKESIVGAGSLVTKNKKFPPRSLIMGSPAKVVRELTNEEVAELYASAERYVKFKNEYQ; via the coding sequence ATGATCTTAAAATTCAAAGAATGGACACCACAACTCAAAAAGAATGCCTGGATAGCCGAAGGGGCTTCGGTCATAGGCCGTGTCACGATGGGAGAGGACTCGGCTGTATGGTTCGGTTGTGTAGTACGCGGTGATGTACACTTCATCACCATAGGCGACAGAAGCAATATTCAGGACTTGAGCATGATCCATGTGACCCACCATAAAAAAGCCGATATGTCCGATGGAAACCCTACACACATCGGCAACGATGTCACGGTAGGTCACCGTGTGATGCTGCACGGATGTACCATCGAAGATGCCTGCCTCATAGGGATGAGCGCTACCATACTTGACGGTGCGGTCATCGGCAAAGAGTCGATCGTGGGTGCAGGAAGTCTCGTGACCAAGAACAAGAAGTTCCCGCCAAGATCACTCATCATGGGGAGCCCTGCCAAAGTAGTGCGGGAATTGACAAATGAAGAAGTCGCTGAGCTGTATGCTTCGGCGGAACGGTATGTGAAATTCAAGAATGAGTACCAATAG
- a CDS encoding EI24 domain-containing protein, whose protein sequence is MNKIITKSIQDILSGEVLLFVLKITFASLIVTALFVWIFGSFLSKFITTYLSWIPWEWLQTTGASVATMAIAYMLFIVVISVVTSLMVEPLLIKLAKKHYPKVPVVGSPNISVSVMLSIKAALIFLLLFLFTFPLIFIPVVGQVWMLWLWSIILKVPTAYDVSSLFISDKKIIKEKTKKSTYIAMIASLFNYVPVLNIFAPVFAQILFLHYILRDA, encoded by the coding sequence ATGAACAAAATCATCACCAAAAGCATACAGGATATTTTATCAGGAGAAGTCCTCCTTTTCGTACTGAAGATCACGTTCGCTTCGCTAATCGTCACGGCGCTCTTTGTCTGGATTTTCGGTAGTTTCCTCTCGAAATTCATCACGACCTATCTCTCATGGATCCCCTGGGAGTGGCTGCAGACGACCGGTGCATCAGTAGCCACCATGGCGATCGCCTATATGCTTTTCATCGTTGTCATCTCGGTGGTCACTTCCCTGATGGTAGAACCACTGCTTATCAAGCTGGCAAAAAAGCACTATCCGAAAGTACCGGTGGTCGGTTCGCCAAATATTTCCGTCTCTGTCATGCTGAGCATCAAAGCCGCACTTATTTTCTTATTGCTTTTCCTTTTTACCTTTCCTCTGATCTTTATTCCTGTAGTCGGCCAGGTTTGGATGCTATGGCTCTGGTCCATCATCCTAAAAGTACCGACGGCTTATGATGTGAGTTCTCTGTTCATCAGTGACAAAAAGATCATCAAAGAGAAAACAAAAAAATCAACCTATATTGCTATGATCGCTTCACTCTTCAACTATGTACCGGTACTGAATATCTTTGCTCCGGTCTTTGCACAGATATTGTTTTTACATTATATTTTGAGGGATGCTTAA
- a CDS encoding GtrA family protein: protein MIKHEFSRFIIVGVFNTVFGYSIYALFIWIGFNYIWASFFATIIGVLFNFQTIGRLVFKRHNNRLIFRFFLVYGIVFLIGISIIWVLKNTGLNDYTAGLIAIFPNAIISFLLNKFYVYRRIN from the coding sequence ATGATAAAGCACGAATTTTCTAGATTTATCATTGTCGGTGTGTTTAATACCGTCTTTGGATATAGCATATATGCCCTGTTTATATGGATTGGGTTTAACTATATATGGGCATCATTTTTTGCCACCATCATTGGGGTACTCTTTAATTTTCAAACCATAGGAAGATTGGTCTTCAAACGACATAATAATCGTCTGATATTTAGATTTTTTCTGGTATATGGTATTGTCTTTTTGATAGGTATTTCTATTATATGGGTACTGAAAAATACTGGACTCAATGATTATACAGCTGGATTAATAGCGATTTTTCCCAATGCCATTATTTCATTTTTATTGAATAAGTTTTATGTTTATAGGAGAATAAATTGA
- a CDS encoding NAD-dependent epimerase/dehydratase family protein → MNILITGANGFIASHLKEYLRHNYIYNIFAPNSKELNLIDEEAVDKFIIGNKIDIIIHTANKGGGRDSIDFKNLTEYNLRMFFNIAKHEKNVKKIISFGSGAEYGKHKPIINVSENEYWDTQPLDEYGLYKSIISKYIEKSNKIVQLRIFGCYGEYENYRYKFISNAIVKNLLHLPIVIHQNVLFDYMYVDDMMRIIDWFIHNDNKEKIYNVSTGTKVDLISLANIVNKISDFKSEVTILNAGHNNEYTSSNKRLLDELINFKFSSHTEAIEKIRNYFRYNADNIDKESIFNDPFLQKINTMWKK, encoded by the coding sequence ATGAATATTCTCATCACAGGAGCAAATGGATTTATAGCTTCTCATCTAAAAGAATACTTAAGGCATAACTATATATACAATATTTTTGCTCCAAACAGTAAAGAGTTAAATCTAATAGATGAAGAGGCCGTAGATAAATTTATAATTGGCAATAAAATAGACATCATCATACATACTGCTAACAAAGGTGGAGGCAGAGATAGTATCGATTTCAAAAATCTTACAGAATATAATCTGCGAATGTTTTTCAATATAGCAAAACATGAAAAAAATGTAAAGAAAATCATCTCTTTTGGTAGTGGTGCAGAGTATGGCAAGCATAAGCCCATCATCAATGTATCAGAAAATGAATATTGGGATACTCAGCCACTTGATGAATATGGGCTTTATAAATCTATTATTTCAAAATATATTGAAAAATCAAATAAAATTGTTCAACTTAGAATATTTGGCTGTTATGGCGAATATGAGAATTATAGATATAAATTCATCTCTAATGCTATAGTCAAAAATTTACTTCATCTTCCAATTGTTATACACCAGAATGTACTCTTTGATTATATGTATGTGGATGATATGATGCGCATCATAGATTGGTTTATCCATAATGACAATAAAGAAAAAATATACAATGTTTCAACAGGAACAAAAGTTGATCTTATCTCCTTGGCAAATATAGTAAATAAAATAAGCGACTTCAAATCTGAAGTCACCATTTTGAATGCTGGACACAACAATGAATACACATCATCTAACAAAAGATTACTGGATGAGCTAATAAACTTTAAATTTTCATCACATACAGAGGCAATAGAAAAAATAAGAAACTATTTTCGCTATAATGCTGATAATATTGATAAAGAGAGTATTTTTAATGATCCATTCCTTCAGAAAATAAATACGATGTGGAAAAAATAA
- a CDS encoding DUF6044 family protein, whose product MLNKQEKDSKQTADNRKIILFFIGFALVFIYLLPIFGHPLYVITFDNLDIAIPQAKILAESGKIFAPNSAIIPNMMNGLPRVSYGSEFNMLFWLYYFFDAEIAFRINFVLIHIVAYISMYLFLQRYFMYKGSYRSLIIVVASLFFAILPFYSGGGLTTSVLPLLLYILLNIRNGSEKPYEWLLLVLIPFYSSFILMYIFVLFYLWVAFTIDTFFIAKHFQKRLFLTLLLLTVLYAITEYRQFLSILDPVFTSHRTEFNVYFCETFRKAHIYAIKFFLDGWTQHQQSLMMPWLLPLSLSAMIFSTLKRRFTQTESMLIWLIILLSIIAGIWHDVLTNKYTLLGVSLLSVITIIRSEKIFKILGILMLLNVFIAIYNGLCFYEGLAFFKEQFHILNQFNISRAAFFQPVLVYLIVAFAFASFATYLKYFRLFIVIIIIFQFYFAMYVSRVSSKPNGKYMTLQQYYAPEIFNSIKKDLNITSKNISKYHFVEYGIEPSVVLYNGLYTVDGYSTNYPLSYKHKFKNVQQKECFNFMWGSSKMYETWGSKAYLLCIETRPRNYRLFKEHNITSYPFYASPDELCKLRTNFIISGIKLKKPSADKIQYVNDYNSTQSPWHLWVYRLNCPEKKGK is encoded by the coding sequence ATGTTAAATAAACAAGAAAAAGATTCCAAGCAAACTGCAGACAACCGTAAAATCATTTTATTTTTTATAGGTTTTGCTTTAGTTTTCATTTATCTTCTGCCAATTTTTGGGCATCCCTTATATGTGATAACCTTTGACAATCTTGATATTGCAATTCCGCAAGCAAAAATTTTAGCAGAGAGCGGGAAAATATTTGCTCCCAACAGTGCCATTATTCCCAATATGATGAATGGCCTACCAAGAGTTTCCTATGGATCTGAGTTCAATATGCTCTTCTGGCTCTACTATTTTTTCGATGCAGAAATTGCCTTCCGTATTAACTTCGTCTTGATTCACATAGTTGCCTATATCTCGATGTATCTATTCTTGCAACGGTACTTCATGTACAAAGGGTCATACCGCAGTCTTATTATTGTGGTCGCTTCACTCTTTTTCGCAATACTGCCCTTCTACTCAGGCGGCGGACTGACCACTTCCGTTCTACCTCTTTTACTCTATATTCTGCTTAACATACGTAACGGCTCAGAAAAACCATACGAGTGGCTACTTCTTGTCTTGATACCTTTTTACAGCAGCTTTATTTTAATGTATATTTTTGTTCTCTTTTATTTATGGGTAGCATTTACAATAGATACTTTTTTTATCGCAAAACATTTTCAAAAGCGTCTATTTCTTACATTACTCCTTCTTACTGTTTTATATGCCATCACAGAATATCGACAATTCTTGTCTATATTGGACCCCGTATTTACTTCACACCGTACAGAATTCAATGTTTACTTTTGTGAAACTTTTCGCAAAGCACATATATATGCCATAAAATTCTTTTTGGATGGCTGGACACAGCATCAGCAATCTTTAATGATGCCATGGCTTCTACCATTGTCACTAAGTGCTATGATATTCTCAACTCTTAAACGCAGATTTACGCAAACAGAATCTATGCTGATCTGGCTTATCATCCTCTTAAGTATTATTGCAGGTATTTGGCACGATGTTCTAACCAACAAATATACACTTTTAGGCGTCAGTCTACTCTCAGTAATTACGATTATAAGATCTGAAAAAATATTTAAAATATTGGGAATATTAATGCTGCTGAATGTCTTTATTGCCATCTATAATGGATTATGTTTTTATGAAGGGTTAGCATTCTTCAAAGAGCAGTTTCACATTCTTAATCAATTCAATATTTCAAGAGCAGCTTTTTTTCAGCCTGTCCTTGTATATTTAATTGTTGCATTCGCATTCGCTTCATTTGCAACCTATCTTAAATACTTTAGACTTTTTATAGTAATAATCATAATATTTCAGTTTTATTTTGCAATGTATGTCAGCCGCGTTTCCAGCAAACCTAATGGAAAATATATGACCTTACAGCAATATTACGCTCCTGAAATATTTAATAGTATCAAAAAAGACTTGAATATTACGTCCAAAAACATATCAAAGTATCATTTTGTCGAATACGGTATTGAACCTTCCGTAGTACTTTATAACGGACTATATACTGTGGACGGTTACAGTACCAACTATCCGCTCTCGTATAAACATAAATTTAAAAATGTACAGCAAAAAGAATGTTTTAACTTTATGTGGGGAAGCAGCAAGATGTATGAAACGTGGGGAAGTAAAGCCTACTTGCTATGTATTGAAACCCGTCCGCGAAATTATAGACTCTTTAAGGAACACAACATTACCTCATACCCGTTTTATGCATCTCCAGATGAACTGTGCAAGCTAAGAACAAACTTTATAATATCGGGAATAAAACTGAAGAAACCTTCTGCGGACAAAATACAATATGTCAATGACTACAACAGCACACAAAGCCCCTGGCATCTCTGGGTTTACAGATTGAACTGTCCAGAGAAAAAAGGAAAATAG
- a CDS encoding type II secretion system protein produces the protein MKQAFTMIELIFVIVIIGILAAVALPKLAATRDDARNAADCQNVVTCLTDIAATYTAKGTLSSPPISTACDAASGFVTYTSESATYNGSIPNCSASAGTIVFAAAKISL, from the coding sequence ATGAAACAAGCTTTTACTATGATTGAACTGATTTTTGTTATTGTCATTATTGGTATATTGGCAGCCGTAGCCCTGCCCAAGCTGGCAGCAACAAGAGATGATGCAAGAAATGCTGCTGATTGTCAAAATGTCGTAACATGTTTGACCGACATAGCTGCAACCTACACAGCCAAAGGAACCCTCTCTTCACCACCAATATCCACGGCATGTGATGCCGCTTCAGGATTTGTTACCTATACGAGTGAGTCTGCAACATACAATGGATCCATTCCAAACTGCAGTGCCTCCGCCGGCACTATTGTGTTTGCTGCTGCAAAGATTTCGCTCTAA
- a CDS encoding glycosyltransferase family 2 protein, giving the protein MKKISIVTGCYNEEENVALLIESVKNIMQNFSNYEYEHIFIDNASEDETVKILRDIAQKDTCVKVIVNSTNFGAIRSGMYGLLQADGDAVISLVADFQDPPKMIADFIKKWEAGSDIVLAIKKSSQESSLMFKIRNIYYRLLDKLSEVPVFKNYTGFGLYDKKVIDAIRQMHDPYPFFRGMIAEVGYTVTKIPYDQPIRLHGVTKNNLYTLYDIGILGIINNSKVPLRIATFTSIILGVVSFFVGLGYLIVKLIYWDQMSLGIAPILIGASFAFSILLFFIGILGEYIGMIYTQVLNRPLVFEKERINFEKRDKAQ; this is encoded by the coding sequence TTGAAAAAAATAAGTATTGTAACAGGATGCTATAATGAAGAAGAAAATGTGGCACTTCTTATTGAAAGTGTAAAAAATATTATGCAGAATTTTTCTAACTATGAGTATGAACATATCTTCATAGACAATGCTTCTGAAGATGAAACAGTGAAAATTTTACGTGACATTGCTCAAAAAGACACATGTGTAAAGGTTATTGTAAACTCTACAAATTTTGGTGCAATACGCTCAGGCATGTATGGGCTATTACAAGCCGATGGCGATGCCGTTATCTCATTGGTCGCTGATTTTCAGGATCCTCCAAAAATGATAGCAGATTTTATCAAAAAATGGGAAGCAGGGTCAGATATAGTCTTAGCTATAAAAAAAAGTAGTCAGGAAAGTAGTCTAATGTTCAAAATTAGAAATATTTATTATCGTTTACTTGACAAACTCTCAGAAGTACCTGTATTTAAAAACTATACCGGCTTTGGACTATACGATAAAAAAGTTATAGATGCCATACGGCAAATGCATGACCCTTATCCCTTTTTTCGAGGCATGATTGCTGAGGTAGGCTATACCGTAACAAAGATTCCCTACGATCAGCCTATACGTCTTCATGGTGTGACGAAAAACAATCTATATACCCTGTATGATATTGGCATTCTCGGTATCATCAATAATTCTAAAGTACCGCTTCGTATTGCGACGTTTACTAGCATTATTCTGGGAGTTGTCAGTTTTTTTGTCGGTCTAGGATATCTGATTGTCAAACTGATTTACTGGGATCAGATGAGCCTGGGAATCGCTCCTATCCTTATAGGAGCTTCATTCGCCTTTTCTATACTACTATTTTTTATAGGAATTCTTGGGGAATATATCGGTATGATCTATACACAAGTGCTGAACCGACCGCTAGTCTTTGAAAAAGAAAGAATAAATTTTGAAAAAAGAGATAAGGCACAATAA
- a CDS encoding RNA degradosome polyphosphate kinase, giving the protein MAIDLDSSQLYFNRELSWLQFNSRVLAQALDEKLPPLERLKFLAIYGTNLDEFYMIRVAGLKALFKARIQETGADKLTPTEQLDAIREYLHKEQEVLENCYASIISELHSHGVHVKNFDALNADEKSQIEEIFFNEIFPVIIPIAVDATHPFPHLNNLSFGLAMTLQDDSKNIKHGLIRIPRILPRFIHVDHTFVPIESVVEYFASELFPGFTHLASTPFRVTRNADIEIEEEEADDFLEILQEGLRSRNKGSLIRLELMDGADEGLLHFLLSHLDLDENDIYSYKGVPLNLGTLWQIVGDKALSHLVLPTFTPKTLPPLDSENIFDAIEKQDILLYHPFDSFEPVVQFIKEAAADPDTLAIRMTLYRAGQKSPIIKALIDAVRDGKQVMVLVELKARFDEENNLRWAKALEDAGAHVVYGIPGLKVHAKIAQVIKRKGKKLQSYVHLATGNYNPSTAKIYTDISYFTSKEAFGNDATHFFHFLTGFSTYTKLDTLFMAPVQIKPKLIKLIEKEGKQGKNGHIILKANSLVDKDIIKSLYLASQEGCKIDLIIRGICCLKPGIKGVSENITVSSIIGKYLEHPRIYYFKHNKVNCFISSADLMPRNLIRRIELMTPILEEKLTQKIVQILMLQLADNQLRWELQEDGNYVKVPMLGKAINNHEVLEQYVNKIYDKTKKETPDYVSRLASRILKES; this is encoded by the coding sequence ATGGCTATAGATCTTGATTCATCACAACTCTATTTCAACCGTGAACTCTCATGGCTGCAGTTCAATTCACGTGTCCTGGCACAGGCGCTTGACGAAAAGCTGCCCCCGCTTGAAAGGCTGAAATTCCTTGCGATCTACGGGACTAATCTCGATGAATTCTATATGATACGCGTTGCAGGTCTGAAGGCGCTTTTCAAGGCGCGCATACAGGAGACCGGCGCAGACAAGCTCACACCGACCGAACAGCTGGACGCAATACGGGAATACCTGCACAAAGAGCAGGAAGTACTTGAAAACTGTTATGCCTCCATCATCTCCGAATTGCACAGCCATGGGGTGCATGTCAAGAATTTCGACGCACTGAATGCCGATGAAAAGTCACAGATTGAAGAGATATTTTTCAATGAGATCTTTCCTGTTATCATACCCATCGCGGTGGATGCAACGCACCCGTTTCCGCACCTGAACAATCTCAGTTTCGGTCTGGCGATGACGCTCCAGGATGATTCGAAAAATATCAAGCACGGGTTGATCCGCATACCGAGGATCCTTCCGCGTTTCATTCATGTTGACCATACCTTTGTTCCCATCGAAAGTGTAGTGGAATATTTTGCCTCTGAACTTTTTCCGGGCTTTACACATCTTGCTTCTACTCCGTTCAGGGTAACTAGAAATGCCGATATCGAGATAGAAGAGGAAGAAGCGGATGATTTCCTCGAAATTCTTCAGGAAGGTCTGCGTTCAAGGAACAAAGGGTCTCTGATCCGCTTGGAGCTGATGGATGGGGCCGATGAAGGGCTTCTACATTTTTTGCTTTCCCATCTCGATCTCGACGAGAACGATATCTACTCCTATAAAGGGGTACCGCTGAATCTCGGTACGCTGTGGCAGATCGTAGGCGACAAAGCACTTTCGCATCTTGTGCTGCCGACCTTCACCCCCAAAACACTGCCGCCTCTGGACAGTGAGAATATTTTCGATGCCATCGAAAAACAGGATATACTGCTCTACCACCCTTTCGACAGTTTTGAACCGGTCGTACAGTTCATTAAGGAAGCAGCCGCCGACCCCGATACGCTTGCCATTCGTATGACCCTGTACCGTGCGGGGCAGAAATCACCCATTATCAAAGCGCTGATCGATGCGGTCAGGGACGGGAAACAGGTGATGGTACTGGTAGAGCTCAAAGCCCGTTTCGATGAAGAGAACAACCTGCGCTGGGCCAAAGCGCTTGAAGATGCCGGGGCACATGTCGTTTACGGTATCCCGGGTCTCAAGGTCCATGCGAAGATCGCACAGGTCATCAAACGAAAAGGGAAGAAGCTGCAAAGCTATGTCCATCTGGCAACAGGGAATTACAACCCCAGTACAGCCAAGATCTATACGGATATCTCCTACTTTACCTCCAAAGAGGCTTTCGGCAACGATGCAACGCACTTCTTCCATTTTCTGACTGGTTTTTCCACCTATACCAAGCTCGATACTCTGTTCATGGCTCCGGTGCAGATCAAGCCCAAGCTGATCAAACTCATCGAAAAAGAGGGGAAGCAGGGAAAGAACGGACATATCATCCTCAAAGCAAACTCACTGGTGGATAAAGATATCATCAAGTCACTCTACCTGGCTTCGCAGGAAGGCTGCAAGATTGACCTGATCATCCGCGGTATTTGTTGTCTTAAACCGGGGATCAAAGGGGTGAGCGAGAACATCACTGTCTCTTCGATCATCGGTAAGTATCTTGAACATCCGAGGATCTACTACTTCAAGCACAACAAAGTCAACTGTTTCATCTCGTCTGCAGACCTGATGCCCCGAAACCTGATCCGCCGTATCGAGCTTATGACGCCTATTCTTGAAGAAAAACTGACACAGAAGATTGTGCAGATACTAATGCTCCAACTGGCAGATAACCAGCTTCGCTGGGAACTGCAGGAAGATGGTAACTATGTCAAAGTACCGATGCTCGGAAAAGCGATCAACAACCATGAAGTACTCGAGCAGTATGTCAACAAAATTTATGACAAAACCAAAAAAGAGACACCGGATTATGTCAGCCGGCTGGCAAGCAGAATACTCAAAGAGTCGTAG
- the rfbH gene encoding lipopolysaccharide biosynthesis protein RfbH translates to MKKQAQLKQEIFHKIKEYYQLVHKPEQQKEFIEGNNRVNYAGRVFDEKEIINLVDSSLDFWLTYGKYSKKFEAELSNFLGIRWSLLVNSGSSANLLAFYALTSPLLKDRQIQRGDEVITVAAGFPTTISPIVQYGAVPVFVDMELTHFNIDTTQLEKALSSKTKAIMLAHTLGNPFDIKAVKAFCNKHNLWLIEDNCDALGSKYNGQYTGTWGDIGTSSFYPPHHITMGEGGAVYTNNSLLKKILLSMRDWGRDCWCESGVDNTCGARFSQQFGKLPKGYDHKYVYSHFGFNLKPTDMQAAIGVAQLEKLPDFTYRRIENYQRLYDGLSNIKELVLVRPQRDSQPSWFGFLMTLSDNANFSRNQLSSFLEKNLIQTRNLFTGNILRHPLFDSLVKNRDYRTIGDLPNTDKIMNDSFWIGLYPGMGKEQIDYMIKTIRGFISQQ, encoded by the coding sequence ATGAAAAAACAAGCACAGTTAAAGCAAGAGATATTTCATAAAATTAAAGAATACTATCAATTGGTACACAAACCAGAACAACAAAAAGAATTTATTGAAGGGAATAATCGTGTGAACTATGCTGGTCGTGTATTTGACGAAAAAGAGATAATAAATCTTGTAGATAGTTCTCTTGATTTTTGGCTTACTTATGGGAAATACTCTAAAAAGTTTGAAGCTGAACTGAGTAATTTTCTAGGTATCAGATGGTCTCTGCTTGTCAACTCTGGCAGTTCAGCTAACCTACTAGCATTTTATGCTCTCACCTCACCACTACTCAAAGACAGACAGATACAAAGGGGGGATGAAGTTATCACTGTAGCTGCAGGTTTTCCTACTACTATATCACCTATAGTACAATATGGTGCTGTACCTGTATTTGTAGATATGGAACTTACACATTTTAATATAGATACGACTCAACTGGAAAAAGCTCTATCCTCTAAAACAAAAGCCATTATGCTTGCACACACATTAGGAAATCCCTTTGATATAAAAGCAGTCAAAGCATTTTGTAACAAACATAACTTATGGCTCATAGAAGACAACTGTGATGCCTTGGGTAGCAAGTATAATGGACAGTATACAGGCACGTGGGGTGACATAGGTACTTCCAGTTTTTACCCGCCTCACCACATAACCATGGGTGAAGGGGGAGCAGTTTATACAAATAACTCTCTGCTCAAAAAAATACTACTCTCTATGCGTGACTGGGGTAGAGACTGCTGGTGTGAAAGTGGTGTAGACAATACCTGTGGTGCCAGATTTTCTCAGCAGTTTGGAAAATTACCAAAAGGCTATGATCATAAATACGTTTACAGCCACTTTGGGTTTAACCTCAAGCCTACGGATATGCAGGCAGCCATAGGAGTAGCACAGTTAGAAAAACTTCCCGATTTCACATATAGAAGAATAGAAAATTATCAACGACTTTACGATGGATTATCTAATATAAAAGAGTTGGTACTTGTAAGACCACAAAGAGATAGCCAACCTAGCTGGTTTGGATTTTTAATGACCCTCTCCGATAATGCAAATTTCAGCAGAAATCAGTTATCAAGCTTTTTGGAAAAAAATCTGATACAGACTAGAAATCTGTTTACCGGCAACATCTTAAGGCATCCACTGTTTGACAGCTTGGTTAAGAATAGAGATTATCGTACAATAGGAGACCTTCCAAATACTGACAAGATAATGAATGATAGCTTTTGGATAGGATTATATCCAGGTATGGGCAAAGAGCAAATAGATTATATGATAAAAACCATCAGAGGGTTTATATCACAACAATGA
- a CDS encoding type II secretion system protein: MRGTSNMRSGFTMIELIFVIVIIGILAAVAIPKLAATRDDAKNAKDCQNVVTCLTDLAATYTATGTADSSTKACSDASSFITFGATSATYGGAISNCNADTSAVVFGGTAGISI; encoded by the coding sequence ATGAGAGGAACATCTAACATGAGAAGCGGATTCACAATGATCGAATTGATCTTTGTTATTGTAATTATCGGTATTTTGGCAGCAGTTGCCATTCCAAAACTAGCAGCAACTAGAGATGATGCAAAAAATGCAAAAGACTGTCAGAATGTTGTAACATGTTTGACTGACTTGGCTGCTACATATACGGCTACAGGGACAGCGGATTCTTCTACAAAAGCTTGTTCGGATGCAAGTTCATTTATTACTTTTGGTGCTACATCAGCAACATATGGTGGAGCTATTTCAAACTGTAACGCTGATACAAGTGCTGTGGTATTTGGTGGAACAGCCGGTATCTCGATCTAA